In the Elusimicrobiaceae bacterium genome, ATTTAAAGCTAACTTTATTTTACAAAAAAAATGCTCCGTTTTGTCGTCGGGAGCATAACTAATGATAATTATATTTATGTTAATAAGTTTGTCTTACAAAGATTATTTTAGTCTTAATAAGATTATTTTGTCAAGTATTTTCTGAAACTGAGGATTTTTATGACGAGAAATAAAAATGAAGAATTTATAAAAAAATTAAAAATAGCACTATTGGAAAGCCATTTAAATTCTGTTTCTCTAGCAAAAAAATTAGGAATCCAACCCGGTTCTGTAAGTAAATGGATGACAGGAGAAAATAATCCCAAGTTAAGTACTTTAAAAAAAATAGCCAAAACTACCGGTAAACCTATAAATTATTTTTTTGATAATTTCACCGAAGTAAAAGGAAATAAAAACATCGTTCAAAGCAAAAATGTTTCCACCGACAAAATGGATTATGAAAAAGAAATCTTGCTTATTAAAAAAGAATTGGAGATACAACGTTATAAACTTGAA is a window encoding:
- a CDS encoding helix-turn-helix transcriptional regulator, which translates into the protein MTRNKNEEFIKKLKIALLESHLNSVSLAKKLGIQPGSVSKWMTGENNPKLSTLKKIAKTTGKPINYFFDNFTEVKGNKNIVQSKNVSTDKMDYEKEILLIKKELEIQRYKLENLQLKLEKNKKK